A region from the Brassica napus cultivar Da-Ae chromosome C8, Da-Ae, whole genome shotgun sequence genome encodes:
- the LOC106431163 gene encoding plastocyanin translates to MASVTSATVAIPSFTGLKSTISKTSAVVRLPTTTSRNLTVKSSLKDFGVAVVAAAASIALAGNAMAIDVLLGSGDGALAFVPNEFTIAKGEKIVFKNNAGFPHNVVFDEDEIPSGVEASKISMDEQDLLNAAGETYEVALTEPGTYSFYCAPHQGAGMVGKVTVN, encoded by the coding sequence ATGGCTTCAGTAACCTCAGCCACCGTCGCAATCCCATCGTTCACCGGCCTAAAATCCACCATCTCCAAAACCTCCGCCGTCGTCAGACTCCCCACCACAACATCACGGAACCTCACCGTGAAGTCATCTCTAAAGGACTTCGGAGTCGCTGTCGTTGCGGCTGCAGCTTCCATCGCTTTGGCTGGAAACGCTATGGCCATTGATGTTCTCTTGGGATCAGGAGATGGAGCGTTGGCTTTCGTTCCCAACGAGTTCACAATAGCGAAAGGAGAGAAGATTGTGTTCAAGAACAACGCTGGATTCCCACACAACGTCGTGTTCGATGAGGACGAGATCCCAAGTGGTGTTGAAGCGAGCAAGATCTCCATGGACGAGCAAGATCTACTCAACGCTGCTGGAGAGACGTACGAGGTTGCTTTGACTGAGCCTGGGACTTACAGCTTCTACTGTGCGCCGCATCAGGGTGCTGGTATGGTCGGTAAAGTCACCGTTAACTAA
- the LOC106431166 gene encoding V-type proton ATPase subunit B3 codes for MVAAGIDMDEGALEIGMEYRTVSGVAGPLVILEKVKGPKYQEIVNIRLGDGSMRRGQVLEVDGEKAVVQVFEGTSGIDNKFTTVQFTGEVLKTPVSQDMLGRIFNGSGKPIDNGPPILPEAYLDISGSSINPSERTYPEEMIQTGISTIDVMNSIARGQKIPLFSAAGLPHNEIAAQICRQAGLVKRLEKAENLIEDHGEDNFAIVFAAMGVNMETAQFFKRDFEENGSMERVTLFLNLANDPTIERIITPRIALTTAEYLAYECGKHVLVILTDMSSYADALREVSAAREEVPGRRGYPGYMYTDLATIYERAGRIEGRKGSITQIPILTMPNDDITHPTPDLTGYITEGQIYIDRQLHNRQIYPPINVLPSLSRLMKSAIGEGMTRRDHSDVSNQLYANYAIGKDVQAMKAVVGEEALSSEDLLYLEFLDKFERKFVMQGAYDTRNIFQSLDLAWTLLRIFPRELLHRIPAKTLDQFYSRDATS; via the exons ATGGTGGCGGCTGGAATCGACATGGACGAAGGAGCTCTGGAGATCGGAATGG AGTACAGAACTGTCTCAGGTGTTGCGGGACCTTTGGTGATCCTCGAGAAAGTGAAG GGTCCAAAGTACCAGGAGATTGTTAACATTCGCTTAGGTGATGGATCTATGAGACGTGGTCAGGTCTTGGAGGTTGATGGCGAGAAAGCTGTCGTCCAG GTTTTTGAAGGAACATCTGGAATTGACAACAAATTCACCACCGTTCAGTTCACTGGAGAG GTACTGAAAACACCTGTCTCCCAAGACATGCTTGGCCGCATCTTTAACGGCTCTGGGAAGCCAATTGATAACGGCCCTCCTATTTTGCCTGAGGCATACCTTGATATTTCTG gaAGCTCAATCAACCCCAGTGAAAGGACCTACCCTGAAGAGATGATCCAAACGGGGATTTCTACCATTGATGTCATGAACTCAATTGCTCGTGGACAGAAGATTCCTCTTTTCTCTGCCGCTGGTCTACCTCACAACGAAATTGCTGCTCAGATTTGTCGTCAGGCTGGTCTTGTTAAGCGGTTGGAAAAGGCTGAGAACCTAATTGAG GATCATGGAGAGGACAATTTTGCTATTGTTTTCGCAGCTATGGGTGTAAACATGGAGACAGCTCAGTTCTTCAAGCgtgattttgaagaaaatggaTCAATGGAAAGAGTTACCCTTTTCCTGAACTTG GCAAATGACCCGACCATTGAGAGAATTATCACTCCTCGAATTGCCCTCACAACCGCAGAGTATTTAGCTTATGAATGTGGGAAGCATGTGCTTGTTATCTTGACGGATATGAGTTCTTACGCAGATGCTCTCCGTGAG GTCTCTGCTGCTCGAGAAGAAGTACCTGGAAGACGTGGATACCCGGGTTATATGTATACAGATCTTGCAACTATCTATGAGCGTGCAGGGCGTATTGAAGGAAGAAAGGGTTCCATTACTCAAATCCCTATCCTGACTATGCCCAACGATG ACATCACTCACCCTACTCCGGATCTTACTGGTTACATTACTGAGGGTCAGATATACATTGACAGGCAACTTCACAACAGACAG ATATACCCACCAATCAACGTGCTTCCATCACTTTCTCGATTAATGAAG AGTGCTATTGGTGAGGGAATGACTCGCCGTGATCATTCTGATGTGTCCAACCAG CTGTACGCAAACTATGCAATCGGGAAGGATGTTCAGGCCATGAAAGCTGTCGTTGGAGAAGAAGCTCTTTCTTCAGAAGATCTG CTGTATTTAGAGTTTCTGGACAAGTTTGAGAGGAAGTTTGTGATGCAAGGAGCATACGATACAAGAAACATCTTCCAGTCACTTGATTTGGCATGGACACTGCTCCGTATCTTCCCACGTGAGCTTCTTCACCGTATTCCTGCCAAAACACTTGATCAATTCTACAGCCGCGATGCCACAAGCTAA
- the LOC106431134 gene encoding probable prolyl 4-hydroxylase 3, producing MAMKLRQSQRSQARKWSTLMLVLLMLFMLTIVLLMLLSFGVFSLPIDTFDEYSPADLSSFRRAATERSEGIGKRGDQWTEILSWEPRAFLYHGFLSKEECEYLISLAKPYMVKSTVVDSQTGKSKDSRVRTSSGTFLRRGRDKVIKTIEKRIADYTFIPADHGEGLQVLHYEEGQKYEPHYDYFVDEFNTKNGGQRMATMLMYLSDVEEGGETVFPAANMNFSSVPWYNELSECGKKGLSVKPRMGDALLFWSMRPDATLDPSSLHGGCPVIRGNKWSSTKWMHVGEYKV from the exons ATGGCGATGAAGCTGAGACAGTCGCAGCGATCTCAGGCGAGGAAATGGTCGACGCTAATGCTGGTTCTGTTGATGCTTTTCATGCTAACGATCGTTCTCTTGATGCTTTTGTCTTTTGGGGTTTTCTCTCTTCCGATTGATACCTTCGACGAATATTCTCCGGCCGATCTCTCTTCTTTCCGACGAGCTGCAACCGAGAG aaGCGAGGGAATAGGGAAGAGAGGAGATCAATGGACTGAGATTCTTTCTTGGGAGCCCAGAGCTTTCCTCTACCACGGTTTCTTG TCGAAGGAAGAATGTGAATATTTAATCAGTCTTGCGAAACCATATATGGTGAAGTCAACTGTTGTTGATAGCCAAACCGGCAAGAGCAAAGATAGCAGGGTGAGAACAAGCTCAGGGACTTTCCTTAGGAGAGGAAGGGACAAAGTCATTAAGACCATTGAGAAAAGAATTGCCGATTACACCTTCATTCCTGCAG ATCATGGAGAAGGACTTCAGGTTCTTCATTACGAAGAAGGGCAAAAGTATGAACCACACTATGATTACTTTGTTGACGAGTTCAACACTAAGAATGGAGGTCAACGCATGGCTACAATGCTCATGTATCT GTCGGATGTTGAAGAAGGCGGTGAAACGGTGTTTCCTGCTGCCAATATGAATTTTAGTTCTGTGCCATGGTATAATGAGCTCTCTGAGTGTGGGAAAAAGGGACTTTCCGTAAAGCCGAGAATGGGTGATGCATTGCTCTTCTGGAGCATGAGGCCTGATGCTACACTAGATCCCTCAAGCTTGCAtg GTGGATGCCCTGTGATTAGAGGGAACAAATGGTCATCTACCAAATGGATGCATGTCGGCGAGTACAAAGTCTAG